The window TCGACATCCCGCTGCGCAATGTCGTGCCGAAGCCGGTGCAGAAGCCGCATCCGCCGCTCTGGATGGCCTGCTCGCAACTGCCGACGATCGAGCGCGCCGGGCAGAACGGGTTTGGTGCGCTCGGCTTCCAGTTCGTCAGCGCCGAGGCGGCGCATGCCTGGGTGCACGCCTATTACAACGCGATCACCAAGCGGCTGAAGAAGCTCGCCGACTACGAGATCAATCCCAACATGGCGCTGGTCTCGTTCTTCATGTGCGCCGAGACCGACGAAGAGGCGCGCAAGCGCGCCGACGGCGCGACCTTCTTCCAGTTCGCGCTGCGCTATTACGGCCAGGCGCAGAACCGGCAGCGGCCGGCACCCGGTACGGTCAACATGTGGGACGAGTACAACAAGTGGAAGCGCGAGAATCCCGAGGCGCAGGAGGCCGCGCTGCGCGGCGGCCTGATCGGTTCGCCGGAAACGATCGCTAAGAAGCTGCGGCGCTTCCGCGCGTCGCATATCGACCAGGTGATCCTGCTCAACCAGGCCGGCAAGAACACCCATGAGCACATCTGCGAGTCGCTCGAGCTTTTTGGGAAAGAGGTAATGCCCGAGTTCCAGCACGATCCCGAGCACGATGCCTGGAAGAAGGGCGTGCTTGACGGCTCGATCCAGCTCGAGGAGATCGACACTCAGGCGTTCTCGGACCGCTATGGTAAACTCGCGGTCAGTGTCGGCCCGAAGACCGCAGCCGCGGGCTGATCGAGAGCAGTAGCTTCAATCGGTGTGGCCGCGTGTTCGATCCACCTCTCCCCGACGGGGAGAGGTGGATTTGCGCAGCAAATCGGGTGAGGGGCCGCAGCTCCCGCGAGAGACTGTGACCCCTCACCCGGCGCTGCGCGCCGACCTCTCCCAAGGGAGAGGTGAACCACCGACGTTACTTTCTCTAATCTCATCGCGCTTTCATCCCCTGCAGCGACCTCGCGATCGCGTGAAGAAAATAATTCGCTACGCGCGACCCGCGCCTTGAACGAAACGGCACGTGCGATGCCTGCACCGAAGTGCCGGCATCGCTATTTTTGTGCGGTGCTCGACAGCTTCATTCGCGCGCCCCATCATCCTGACATTGCATGATCGCGTGTTGAGAAGCGCGCTTGATCGTCAGGAGAGTCTCGGAATGAAGCGTCGTGAGTTCCTCCAGCTGTCGCTTGCCACAGCAGCTGCTGCTGCGCTGTCAGGGCGCGCGCAGGCCCAGGCGGACGCGAAGGAAGTTCGTATCGGCTACCAGAAGAACGGCGTGCTCGTTATCACGCGCCAGCGTGAGGCCTTGGAAAATCATTTCAAGCCGCAGGGCGTCAGCGTGAAATGGGTCGAGTTCTCCTCGGGCCCGCCGATGATGGAGGCGATGAATGTCGGCAGCGTCGATTACGGCGCGGTCGGCGATTCCCCGCCGATCTTCGCCCAGGCCGCGGGCGCGGCCATCGTCTATGCCGCCGCGCAGCCCATCATCAACGGGTCGGGGATCCTGGTGCCGCAGAATTCGGCAATCACCGCCATCGCCGATCTCAAGGGCAAGCGTGTCGGCTTCACCAAGGGATCCAGTGCGCACAACGTCGTGATCCAGACGCTGGAGAAGGCCGGGCTGACCTATGACGACATCACGCCGGTCTATCTGACGCCGCCGGACGCAGGTCCTGCCTTTGCCAATGGCGGCATCGACGCCTGGGCGATCTGGGATCCGTATTTTGCGATCGCCGAGACCAGGCAGAACGGCCGCATTCTGGTCAAGAGCAGCGATATCACCAAGACCAACGCGTTCTACATCGCCAACCGCGATTTCGCGAACAAGCACGGCGCCCTGCTGCAGCAGATCGTCGATGTCACGACATCAACGGCGAAATGGGCCGAGGCGCATCCCGATGAGGTCGCGAAATCGCTGGCCGCCGTCACCGGCGTCCCGCTCGATATCCAGACCATCGCGGCAAAGCGGGCCGGCTTCTCGGTCGGCCCCGTGACCGACGACATCATTGCGACCCAGCAGGGCGTCGCCGATCGCTTCTTCAAGCTCGGCCTGATCCCAAGGCAGATCGCGATCCGCGACATCGTCTGGCGCAATACCCAGACCTGATCGGCGTCTTGCTCAGTTCCTTGGTGAATTCAATGCAAAGGATATTCCTATGACGCGTTTGTTTCGACGCTGGGTCGCCCGCGCGGTGCTGTCGGTCAGCATCGTGGCTGCTAGCGTCGGCGCCTCCTACGGTCAGGAGAAGGTCGTCCGCATCGGCTTCCAGAAATACGGCAAGCTGGTGCTGTTGAAAAGCAAGGGCTCGCTCGAGGAGAAGCTGAAATCGGTCGGCTACAAGGTCGCCTGGACCGAGTTTCCGTCCGGGCCGCCGCTGCTTGAAGCGCTCAATGTCGGCGTGATCGATTTCGGCAACACCGGCGAGGCGCCGCCGATCTTCGCGCAGGCCGCCGGGGCGCCGCTCCAGTATGTCGCCTACGAGCCGCCGGCGCCAAAGGGCGAGGCGATCCTGGTGCCGAAGGACAGCCCGATCAAATCGGTCGCCGATCTCAGGGGCAAGAAGGTCGCGCTGAACAAGGGCTCCAACGTCCACTATCTGCTGGTGAAGGCGCTGGAGAAAGCTGGCGTCAAATATCCCGAGATCGAGCCGGTGTTCCTGGCGCCGGCCGATGCACGCGCGGCGTTCGAGCGCGGCGCGGTCGATGCCTGGGTGATCTGGGATCCGTTCCAGGCCGCGGCGGAGGCCGCGACCGGCGCGCGCACCGTCGCCGACGGCACCGGCATCGTCGCCAACTATCAGTTCTACTTCGCCTCGAAGAAGTTCCTGCAGACCGATCCGAAGATCGTCGAGCTCGTGCTGGCGCAGCTGAGCGAGGTCGATGACTGGGCCAAGGGTGACATTCACGCCGTCGCCGAACAGCTGGCGCCGAGCATCGGCCTGTCGGTGCCGGTGGTCGAGGTCGCGCTGAAGCGGCAGGCCTACGGCATCAAGCCGGTCACCGATACCGTGATCGCGGATCAGCAACAGGTCGCCGACACGTTCTTCGCGCTCGGCCTGATCCCCAAACCAATCAAGATTTCCGACGTCGCATGGAGGCCGGGCACGTGAGCACCCCAACCAACGCCAACATCCTCTGGTTCCTGCCGACCCATGGCGACAGCCGCTATCTAGGCACGTCGATCGGCGGCCGCGAGGTGAACTTCAATTATCTGCGCCAGATTGCGCAGGCCGCCGACCAGCTCGGCTACTACGGCGTGCTGCTGCCGACGGGCCGGAGCTGCGAGGATTCCTGGGTGGTGGCCTCGGGCATCGCGCCCTGGACCGAGCGCCTGCGCTATCTTGTGGCGGTCAGGCCCGGCCTGCAATCGCCAAGCGTCGCCGCGCGCATGACCGCGACCTTGGACCGGCTGTCGAACGGCCGCCTGCTGATCAATGTCGTCACCGGCGGCGATCCGATCGAGAACAAGGGCGACGGCATCTTCCTCGATCACGACGAGCGCTACGCGGTGACGCGTGAATTCCTGAACGTCTACAGCGATCTGCTCGCCGGCAAGACGGTCAATGTCGAAGGCAAGCACATCAGGATCGAGGACGGCCGCCTGCTGTTCAATCCGGTGCAAACGCCGCGGCCGCCGCTGTATTTCGGCGGCTCGTCGGATGCCGGCATCGACGTCGCAGTCGATACCGTCGACAAGTACCTGACCTGGGGCGAGCCGCCGGCCCAGGTCGCCGAGAAGATCGCGAGGGTGAAAGCCGTCGCCGTGCAGCGCGGCCGCAAGCTCTCTTTCGGCATCCGCCTGCACGTGATCGTGCGCGAGACCAACGCCGAGGCGTGGAGGGCGGCCGACGAGCTGATCCAGTACGTCACCGACGACACCATCGCGGCCGCACAGAAGATCTTTTCGCGGATGGATTCGGTCGGCCAGCAGCGCATGGCGCAGCTGCACGGCGGCCGTCGCGACAAGCTCGAGATCAGCCCGAATCTGTGGGCCGGCGTCGGCCTGGTGCGCGGCGGGGCCGGCACCGCGCTGGTCGGCGATCCCGAGACCGTCGCCGCGCGGATCAAGGAGTATCAGGACGTCGGCGTCGATACCTTCATCATGTCGGGTTACCCGCATCTCGAGGAAGCCTATCGGTTCGCCGAGCTGGTGTTCCCGCTGCTGTCGTTGGCGCAACCCGGCAACGTGACGCCGATCCGCGTCAACACCGGGCCGTTCGGCGAGACCATCGGCAACGACTACCGTCCGCAAAAGCAGGCATCGCAATCATGAGCTTGATCGATTCGCTACCGCGCGTCGGCGCCCCCAAACTCCCCAAAATCGACGGGCTGATCCCCTGGATCGTTCCACTGGTCATTGTCCTGGTCTGGCAGCTTGCCTGCGTCACCGGCTACGTGCCGTCGCGGGTGTTGCCGGCGCCGACCGACGTGGCGCTCGCTGGCTGGAAGTTGCTGCTATCAGGCGAACTGATCCGCAACATCTGGGTCAGCTTCTGGCGCGCCTCGATCGGGTTTGTGATCGGCGGCGGAATCGGCTTTGCGTTCGGGCTCGCCAACGGCCTGTCGCAGCTGTCGGCGAAACTCACCGACACCACGCTGCAGATGGTGCGCAACATCCCGCATCTGGCGCTGATCCCGCTGGTCATCCTGTGGTTCGGCATCGACGAATCGGCAAAGCTCTTTCTCGTGGCGCTCGGCGTGTTCTTCCCGATCTATCTCAACACGCTGCACGGTATCCGTACCGTCGATCCGCAGCTGATCGAGATGGGCCGGATCTACGGCATGACCGACGGCGAGCTGTTCCGGCGGGTGATCTTCCCCGGCGCACTGCCCTCGATCTTCGTCGGCCTGCGCTTTGCGCTCGGCATCATGTGGCTGACCTTGATCGTCGCGGAGACCATCGCGGCGTCGTCGGGCCTCGGCTACATGGCGATGCAGGCGCGCGAGTTCATGCTGATCGACGTCGTCGTGCTCTCGATCCTGATCTACGCCTTGCTCGGCAAACTCGCCGACAGCGCCTCGCGGGCGCTGGAGCGCCTGACCTTGTCGTGGCACCCCGCGTTCCAGAAGAAGTGAGAATGAGAATGCAAGAAGCGCTTCGTTTCCAGCCGGTTGACGCCGAGCCGGTCGACCATGCCGACATCGTCGTGAAGCCGCGGCATCTGCGGCGAGTGACGGAAAGTGCGGCCCGCGGCCTGGCGCTGACCATCCGCGGCCTTCGCAAGGCGTTCGGCGACAATGAGGTGTTGCGCGGCATCGACCTGCACATTCCCGCGGGCCAGTTCGTCGCGATCGTCGGCCGCAGCGGCTGTGGCAAGAGCACATTGCTGCGCCTGATCGCCGGCCTCGACGCGCCGACGGCAGGCAGCATCGCCTTCGGTGAAGAACCCCGGGCGCAAGACGTCCGCGTCATGTTCCAGGAGCCGCGCCTGCTGCCCTGGGCGCGGGTGCTGTCCAATGTCGAGGTGGGGCTTGGGCGCGAGCGCTCATCTGCCGACGCGCAGGCCCGTGCCGAGCGGGCGCTGGTCGAGGTCGGCCTCGGCGAAAAGCGCGGGCAGTGGCCCTCGGTGCTGTCAGGCGGTCAGAAGCAGCGTGTGGCCCTGGCGCGGGCGCTGGTCAGCCAGCCGCGCGTGCTGGCGTTCGACGAGCCGCTCGGCGCGCTCGATGCGCTGACCCGGATCTCGATGCAGCAATTGCTGGAGCGGGTCTGGCGTGACCAGGGCTTTACCGCGATCCTGGTGACGCACGATGTCGCCGAGGCGGTCGCGCTCGCCGACCGCGTGCTGGTCATCGAGGACGGCCGGATCGCCGAGGATGTCACGATCGACCTGCCGCGGCCGCGCCGGCGCGGTTCGGCCGAGCTCGCCGCGCTCGAAGGCGAGATCCTGAAGCACCTGCTCGAGGGCAGCGAAGACACATCCGATCTGTGAGGTCGCCATGAATTCCGTCGTCCGCAATGTTTCGATCGAGCCCGCGGTGGCGGCCGATGAATTCCGTGGCGCGATGCGCCATCTCACCGGCGGCGTCAGCGTCATCACCGCCGGCCGGGGTAAGGAAATTTCGGGAATGACGGTGACGTCGGTGTCGTCGCTGTCGGTCGAGCCGCCGTCGCTGATCGTCAGCATCAACCGCGCCGCCTCGTCATGGCCGCTGATCGCGCGCCATGGCGTGTTCGGCGTCAACATCCTGACCGCGGATCAGCTCGACATCGCCGAGCGCTTTACCGGCAAGGGTGGCTTGAAGGGCGCCGACCGGTTCACTGGAGCCGAATGGACGACGCGCGCCACGGGCGCGCCGTTGCTGGTCGGGGCACTGGCTGCGATCGACTGTGAGGTCGAGGAGGTCATCGAGCGGCATTCGCACGCGATCGTCATCGGTCGCGTGCTCGACGTGATCGCATCGGAACGCACTGCCGCGCTGGCGTATTGGCACGGCGAATATGTCGCGATCGACCGCGACGAAGACGCCGCCAGACTGGCCGAGGTCAGCCTGCCGTCACGTCACGTTCATCCCCGGGGCGTGCGCTAGCGCGCAATTGCTGGTCCGAAGCAGCCCTTAGAAGACTGCGCTCAGCGACGCCGGGCTGTCGACGATCACGGTGCTGCCGCGGACGCCAGCCCATACGGCCTGGATGGTCTGAGCCGCATTGCCCAGCGGAATGCCCACAACGAGCGTGGTCGGGATACGGCCAAAGCTCGACGGGGTCTCGTTATAGGTGAAGCTCGCGACGACCGGCGAGACCTTGCCATTGACGGTGACGCCGAACATGCCGCCCGGGATATCGTTGCCGGTGGCGTAGGGATTCGGAACGTTGAGGGTGATGATCGCGGTGGTGCCGACGCCCTCCGGGATCGTCAGGCTGAGGCCTTGCATCGCCGTGAAAGTCCCGGAGTTGGTGGACAACGTGCCGCTGGTCTGCGCGTAAAGGGCCATATCACTCTCCAGTTGTCTAAATATAAAAGTGCAATAGGAGATTGAATACGGCAACTGCCCGCAAGACTCGAGGGATGAATGGCGAGGGAACGGCAAAGGGGCCGGCGCGGCAGGTTAGCCGTGGCGCTTTGCCCGCAAGCGCACTAAAAGCCGCGGATGTTTCGCAGACGTGACGGTTCGATGAAGCGCGTGGGAGCTTGGCTGTTCTATCTCGTCGGCGCAATCGCCGTCGCTTATCTTGCGCTCTATGCGTATGTGACCTTCACCGGCCGTGACATCACACCCGGCGATCCGATCCGGATCTTTCGCAAGCCCGATGCGCCCAACTATTCGTGAGGCATGGCAGTCGCGGCGGGTTTAGGCCGCCGCTTTCCTTTTCTCAGCCGGCGCTCGCCATGCGCTGATAATCGGGCGCGCCATTGCCGGCGGGGGTGATGGGGATGCCGCCGTCGGCATATTCGTTCAGCTTGTTGCGCAGCGTGCGGATCGAGATGCCGAGGATGTTGGCGGCATGGGTGCGGTTGCCGAGGCAGTGCTTCAGCGTTTCCAGGATCAGGTCGCGTTCGACGTCGGCAACCGTGCGGCCGACCAGCGCGCGGGTGACCTGCTCGGCGGCCAGCGTGGCGTGCGCGACCGCGGGCGCGGTCTTGGCGAGGTCGAGACGGTCGCCGTCGGGGGTCAGGATCGCGTCCGCGCCGATCTCGTCGCCCTGCGCCATCAGGACCGAGCGATGGATGGTGTTCTCGAGCTCGCGGACGTTGCCCTGCCAGCGGTTCGCGGTCAGGACGTGGCGGGCCTCAGTCGAGATCGGGCGGACCGCCACGCCGTTGGCCTCGGCATATTTCTTGGCGAAATGCTGCGCCAATTCGAGGATGTCGGCCGGACGATCGCGCAGCGGCGGGATCTTCAGGTTGACGACGTTGAGGCGGAACAGCAGGTCCTCGCGGAAAGAGCCCTCGCGCACCGCCTCCGACAGATTGCGGTTCGAGGTCGCGATGATGCGGATGTCGACCGGAACCGGCTTGGTGCCGCCGACGCGGTCGATTACGCGCTCCTGGATCGCGCGCAGCAGCTTGGACTGCAGGCGGACATCCATCTCGGAGATTTCGTCGAGCAGCAGCGTGCCGCCGGTCGCTTCCTCGAACTTGCCGATGCGGCGCGCCACCGCGCCGGTGAAAGCGCCCTTCTCATGGCCGAACAGCTCGGATTCCAGCAGGTGTTCCGGGATCGCCGCGCAGTTGATCGAGATGAACGGCCGCTTGGCGCGGGCCGAGCGGGAATGGACGTAGCGCGCCAGCACTTCCTTGCCGGTGCCGGATTCACCGGTGATCATCACGGAGGCGTCGGAGCCCGCGATCTGCTGTGCGAGCTTGATCACCCGGCCCATCGCCTCGTCGCGATAGATGAGATCGCGCGCGTCGTTGGCGACCGCGGCGAGCACCGCTGCGATCAGCTCGGGGTCGGGCGGCAGCGGGATGTATTCCTTGGCGCCGGCGTGGATCGCGGCGACCGCGGCGCGGGCATCGTTGGAGATGCCGCAGGCGACGATCGGCACGTGGATATGTTCGGCCTCGAGCCGCATCACGAGGTCGCGGATGTCGAGGCCGACATCGACCAGCAGGAGGTCGGCGCCCTTGCCGCTGCGCAGCACGTTCATCGCCTGCTCGGCGGCCTCGGCGTGGGTCACCGAGGCGCCGTTGTCCATTGCGATCTTGGTCGCGGTCGTGAGCTGGCCCTTCAGGGTGCCAACGATGAGAAGCCGCATGATGATCTCCTGTTCGTCTGGTCGCGCAGGTTCCGCGCGCTACCGTGAAGTTGTTACGAGCGTTCTGCCTTGATGATTTCGGTCATGGTCACGCCGAGCTTGTCTTCCACCAGCACCACTTCACCACGCGCCACCAGGCGGTTGTTGACGTAGATGTCGATCGCCTCGCCGACGCGGCGGTCGAGTTCGAGCACGGTGCCCGGCCCGAGCTTCAGCAGGTCGCCGACATCCATCTTGGAGCGGCCGAGCACCGCCGAGACCTGCACCGGCACGTCGAACACGGCCTCGAGGTCGGCGGCGATGCGCGCGGCATTTTCGTCCTCGTTGTAGCCGATGTCGTCGATCCCGGGCGCGTCGGAGGCGTTGAGATCGGGAAGCGGGACTTGGGTGTCGGTGTCGCTCATGGTTCAGCCCTCAATCCTTCAGCCGGCCTGGCTGCGGGACGCCAGATAGCGCCCGACGAGTTCGTTGATCTTGCCTTCGATCGCGGCGCGCTCCAGCACCACGCCGCCGTCGGCCCATTCGATCCGGCAGTCGCCGGTCGCAATCGTGGGCTCAGCGAGGATGACCAGCCGGCCTTGGAAGCCGGAATGCGCCGCCACTCGCTCGATATTGTCATGCGCCGCCTCGTAGAGCGCGTCATTGATGCGGACCACGAGATGCGGCGTCGCCACCAGATGCGAGAAGCAGTCGGAGACCAGCGCCGTGATCTCGCCGAGCGGCTCGCGTGCGACCAGTTCGGAGCAGAGCTTGCGGGCGACCGCGACCGCGACATCGACGGCCTCGGTCTCCATCCGCGTTTCGATGCCGGCAAAGCGCGCGGCGATGCCCTTGATCGCGGTGCCGATCTCTTCCAGCGCCTGCGCCGCGCGGCGGTCGCTCTCGACCTTGGCCTCGCGCAGCGCGGCCTCATAGCCGGCGCGATAGGCCCGCGCCTCGGCGTCGGCGACCTTCTGCGCGACCTCCGCCGGGGTCGGGGCGCGCTCGCGCGAACGGTCCGGCGCCGAAAAGTCCGTGTCGAACAGGAATTTTGCGGGTGCGGCCATCAGTACACCAGCTCGTCGTCGGCGCGGTTCTTGGTCAGGGTGATCTCGCCGCGGGCGGCGAGGTCCTTGGCGAGGTTGACCAGCAGCGCCTGCGCCTCGTCGACGTCGCGCAGGCGCACCGGGCCCATCGCGGCCATGTCGTCCATCAGCATCTTGCCGGCGCGCGAGGACATATTGCCGAGGAAGAAGCTGCGCACCTCCTCGTTGGCGCTCTTCAGCGCGACGCCGAGCTTGTCCTTGTCGATGTTGCGCATCAGCGTCTGGGCCGAGGCGGAGTCGAGCTTGATCAGGTCGTCGAAGGTGAACATCAGCGCCTTGATGCGTTCGGCGGATTCGCGGTTTTCCTCTTCCAGCGAGGTGATGAAGCGGGTCTCGGTCTGGCGGTCGAAGTTGTTGAAGATCTCGGCCATCACCTCATGGGCGTCGCGGCGGCGGGTCTGCGACAGGTTCGACATGAACTCGGTGCGCAGCGTCTGCTCGACGCGCTCGATGACTTCCTTCTGCACCGCCTCCATCCGCAGCATGCGGCCGACCACGTCGAGCGCGATGTCCTCGGGCAGGATCGCCAGCACGCGCGCGGCGTGCTCCGGCTTCAGTTTCGACAGCACCACGGCGATGGTCTGCGGGTATTCGTTCTTGAGGTAGTTGGCGAGCACCTCTTCCTGCACGTTGGAGAGCTTCTCCCACATGTTGCGGCCGGCGGGGCCGCGGATCTCGTCCATGATGCCGGTGACGCGCTCGGCCGGCAGATATTGCTGCAGCAGCCGTTCGGTGGCGTCGAAATTGCCCATCAGCGCGCCGGAGGCCGACATCCGCGAGACGAATTCCAGCATCAGGTCCTCGACCACGTCGGCCTCGACGGTGCCGAGCGTCGACATGTGGACCGACAGCTCGCGGACCTCCTCGTCGTCGAGCATCGACCAGATCTTGCCGCCATATTGCTCGCCGAGCGCGAGCATCAGGATCGCGGCGCGCTTCGGGCCGGGCAGCGGCTTGCCCTTGGGCCGGGCGCTCTGCCGGTTCGCCAGCGTCGAGAGGACGGTGGCGATGTCGTTGGCGTTGGTGGTCTGGGGTACGGCGGCCATGTCAGTTCTCCACCGGCTCGCTCAGCCATTGACGAACGATGGAGACGGTTTCGTTCGGATTGCGTTCGGCGAGTTCGCCGACCCGGTGCACGGCCTGGGCGTGGACCTGACCCTGGATCTGGGCGACGTCGATCAATTGCGCCGCGCCGCTGCCGCTCGGGATCAGCGCCTGGCCCGGCGCACCGGCGCTCTCGGCATGGGCTTCGGCCAGCGCGGGCACGCCGGCGCCGCCACCCAGCGCCGGAATGACGTCGGCCGCCACGATGCGCTTGACCAGCGGGCGGACCACCATGAACAGCACGACCAGGCCGAGCATCATCATGACCCCGAGCTCGATGACGTACATCACGTCATCCTTGGTGAATTGCAGCATGCCGAGCAGGCCGGTCGGCTGCGCGATCGGCTGCGCGATCGGCTGCGCGGTCGGCGGCTCGGCGAAGCGCAGGTTGACGACCTCGACCTGGTCGCCGCGCTTCTGGTCGAAGCCGATCGCGGAGCGGACCAGGGCGGCGATGCGGTCGAGCTGCTCCTTGGTGCGGTCCTGGTAGACCATCTCGCCTTTTTCGTTCTTGGCGTAGGCGCCGTCGACCAGCACCGCGACCGAGATGCGGTTGACGCGGCCGGCCTCGGTCACCTCGGTCTTGGTGGTGCGGGAAATCTCGTAGTTGTTGGTTTCCTCGCTCTTCTTGCTCTGGTCGCGGGCGCGGGCAGCGTTGTCCTGGTTCTGGTTGCCCGGCAATTCGTTGTTGACGGTGACCTGGCCGGAATTGTCGGCGGTGAGGCTCGATTCCTCGCGGGTCTGGGTCGAGCGCAGCACGCGGCCTTCGGGGTCGAACTTGTCCGAGGTCTGGGTGATCTTGTTGTAGTCGAAGTCGGCAGAGAGCTGGACGCGGGCGCGCCCGGCGCCGACCACCGAGGAGACGATGTCCTCGACCTGCTTGCGCATCCGCTTCTCGAAGGCGGCGCGGCGCTCGTCGCCGACCGCGGCATCGGCATCGGATTGGGCGCCATCGGCGAGCAACTGGCCGGCCTCGTCGACGATCGAGACCCGCTGCGGCTTCAACCCGTTGACGGCGGAGGCGACGACATGGCGGATCGCGCGGATCTGCTGCGGCTCCAGCGCGCCGCGCACCCTGAGCACGATCGAGGCGGATGGTTCCGGCGTCTCGCGTGAGAACAGCGGCTTTTCCGGCAGCACGAGGTGGACGCGCGCGGCCTGGACGCGGTCGATGGCGCGGATGGTGCGGGCGAGCTCGCCCTCTAGCGCCCTCAAATGATTGATGTTCTGGACGAAGCTCGTGGTGCCGAGCGCGTCCGACTTGTCAAAGATCTCGTAGCCTACGCCGCCGCCCTTGGGCATGCCGCCCTCGGCGAGCTTCATCCGGAGCCGCGTCACCTTGTCTTTCGGCACCATGATCGCGGCGCCGTCACTGCGCAGCTCGAACGGGATCGCCTGGCGCTCCAGCTCCTTGATAATGGCCGAGGAATCCTCGGTCGACAGGTCGGTGAAGAGGGTGGTCATCTGGGGCGTGGTGACGCGCATGATGACGAACGCGAAGAAACCGATCAGGGCCGCGGTGACCGCAACCATGGCCGCGAGGCGGGCCGCACCTAGACCTCTGAAGAAAGCAACCAGACTTTGCACCAACGGCCCCCAGGGATTCGGCCCACGCGGGTCCGACTGGGCAAATATTGCCTAGGGTATGGTTTCCATATGGTTAACGAAGGTTAAGAACCGCGGCAAAAACGCGGACATGAAAAAAACCGGCTTCGCAATGCGAGGCCGGTTTTCGTCAAATACCACTGTTTGGGCGAAACTTACTGCCGGTACTGCTGGATGCGTGTCGTGCGCAGTCCGGCCAGACCATGCTGGTCGATCGAGAACTGCCAGGAAAGGAACTCATCGACGGTCAACGTGTAGCGGCTGCAAGCCTCCTCAAGGGAGAGCAGGCCGCCGCGGACCGCAGCGACGACTTCGGCCTTGCGGCGGATGACCCACCGCTTGGTACCGGGGGCCGGCAGGTCCGCAATCGTTAACGGGCTGCCGTCAGGCCCGATGACGTATTTCACCCTCGGGCGATGGGGTTCTGTCATGGCGTACTCACAAACTCTCAACCACTGAACTCGCAGGAGGTAACCTACGCCCACCGGTTTAAAATTTGCCTAAGCCCAAGCGTTCAATACGAATCTCGTTGGAACGGCCGGGAACAGGGCGGCGGATCGGGGGCTTGGGAGCCGTGCGCTGCCGGTTGCTCGCCCGTTTCGTCAGGCAGCGGAGCAAGCTGCACCCCTCTCCCTAACCCTCCCCCGCAAGGGGGGAGGGAACCCAGCCGCCGGTGCGTCCCTCACGCGCCCTTTGCGTCTTACGTGCAGCAGATGCGCAGCGTGAGGTGAGCACATCGGCAGGGCTCCCTCCCCCTTGCGGAGGAGGCCGGGGAGAGGGGTAAGCCCCGGGCGAGATGATCGATTTGAAATTGCTGGCGCAATGACGGCTGCGAACGACGTCACGTGAACGATCGTCGAGCATCCCGCTCGTTCAACTATCCTTGATCTCGATCGCAAGTCCCCAGCGACGTCGCGCGTAACCAATCGCTTTTGCGTGCGTAGAAGAGATTGTCCGCTCACCGCAGGTGGGCGCGTTTCGCCGATCACTCCATCCGAGCCCTTGTCATGATGATGAACAGACGCACCTTCTCGACCGCCTTGCTTGCCGGAGCGGCAGCTTCGCTGGTGTCCTCGCGCGGCATCGCCGCAACAACGC of the Bradyrhizobium quebecense genome contains:
- a CDS encoding sulfonate ABC transporter substrate-binding protein; this encodes MTRLFRRWVARAVLSVSIVAASVGASYGQEKVVRIGFQKYGKLVLLKSKGSLEEKLKSVGYKVAWTEFPSGPPLLEALNVGVIDFGNTGEAPPIFAQAAGAPLQYVAYEPPAPKGEAILVPKDSPIKSVADLRGKKVALNKGSNVHYLLVKALEKAGVKYPEIEPVFLAPADARAAFERGAVDAWVIWDPFQAAAEAATGARTVADGTGIVANYQFYFASKKFLQTDPKIVELVLAQLSEVDDWAKGDIHAVAEQLAPSIGLSVPVVEVALKRQAYGIKPVTDTVIADQQQVADTFFALGLIPKPIKISDVAWRPGT
- the ssuD gene encoding FMNH2-dependent alkanesulfonate monooxygenase, producing MEAGHVSTPTNANILWFLPTHGDSRYLGTSIGGREVNFNYLRQIAQAADQLGYYGVLLPTGRSCEDSWVVASGIAPWTERLRYLVAVRPGLQSPSVAARMTATLDRLSNGRLLINVVTGGDPIENKGDGIFLDHDERYAVTREFLNVYSDLLAGKTVNVEGKHIRIEDGRLLFNPVQTPRPPLYFGGSSDAGIDVAVDTVDKYLTWGEPPAQVAEKIARVKAVAVQRGRKLSFGIRLHVIVRETNAEAWRAADELIQYVTDDTIAAAQKIFSRMDSVGQQRMAQLHGGRRDKLEISPNLWAGVGLVRGGAGTALVGDPETVAARIKEYQDVGVDTFIMSGYPHLEEAYRFAELVFPLLSLAQPGNVTPIRVNTGPFGETIGNDYRPQKQASQS
- a CDS encoding sulfonate ABC transporter substrate-binding protein is translated as MKRREFLQLSLATAAAAALSGRAQAQADAKEVRIGYQKNGVLVITRQREALENHFKPQGVSVKWVEFSSGPPMMEAMNVGSVDYGAVGDSPPIFAQAAGAAIVYAAAQPIINGSGILVPQNSAITAIADLKGKRVGFTKGSSAHNVVIQTLEKAGLTYDDITPVYLTPPDAGPAFANGGIDAWAIWDPYFAIAETRQNGRILVKSSDITKTNAFYIANRDFANKHGALLQQIVDVTTSTAKWAEAHPDEVAKSLAAVTGVPLDIQTIAAKRAGFSVGPVTDDIIATQQGVADRFFKLGLIPRQIAIRDIVWRNTQT
- a CDS encoding ATP-binding cassette domain-containing protein yields the protein MQEALRFQPVDAEPVDHADIVVKPRHLRRVTESAARGLALTIRGLRKAFGDNEVLRGIDLHIPAGQFVAIVGRSGCGKSTLLRLIAGLDAPTAGSIAFGEEPRAQDVRVMFQEPRLLPWARVLSNVEVGLGRERSSADAQARAERALVEVGLGEKRGQWPSVLSGGQKQRVALARALVSQPRVLAFDEPLGALDALTRISMQQLLERVWRDQGFTAILVTHDVAEAVALADRVLVIEDGRIAEDVTIDLPRPRRRGSAELAALEGEILKHLLEGSEDTSDL
- a CDS encoding ABC transporter permease subunit; amino-acid sequence: MSLIDSLPRVGAPKLPKIDGLIPWIVPLVIVLVWQLACVTGYVPSRVLPAPTDVALAGWKLLLSGELIRNIWVSFWRASIGFVIGGGIGFAFGLANGLSQLSAKLTDTTLQMVRNIPHLALIPLVILWFGIDESAKLFLVALGVFFPIYLNTLHGIRTVDPQLIEMGRIYGMTDGELFRRVIFPGALPSIFVGLRFALGIMWLTLIVAETIAASSGLGYMAMQAREFMLIDVVVLSILIYALLGKLADSASRALERLTLSWHPAFQKK
- a CDS encoding LLM class flavin-dependent oxidoreductase, with product MKFGIFYELQLPRPWNDGDELRLYQNALTQLETADRLGYDYAWVVEHHFLEEYSHSPAPESFLAAASQRTRNIRLGHGIFQLTTNHPARVAERVAVLDLLSNGRCEFGMGESASITELTPFGRDMETKREVFEEAVSAIFPMFTKVGTEHHGKYFDIPLRNVVPKPVQKPHPPLWMACSQLPTIERAGQNGFGALGFQFVSAEAAHAWVHAYYNAITKRLKKLADYEINPNMALVSFFMCAETDEEARKRADGATFFQFALRYYGQAQNRQRPAPGTVNMWDEYNKWKRENPEAQEAALRGGLIGSPETIAKKLRRFRASHIDQVILLNQAGKNTHEHICESLELFGKEVMPEFQHDPEHDAWKKGVLDGSIQLEEIDTQAFSDRYGKLAVSVGPKTAAAG